The sequence below is a genomic window from Escherichia marmotae.
GAACATCACCAGATCTTGTCGGCAGTTGCAGTTGATCATCCTGCCGCCCTTCGATACGCGCAATCGCCATTGTCGCGCTGCCACAGGGGCATGGCTGTTCGCTTGCCACCAACACGTCATCAAGTCGATAACGCACCACCGGTTGTGTGGTGCGAGTAAAGTCAGTGACGATCGGTACGAAACGGCGTTCATCCAGCCATTGTGGTTCAACGTGAATAAATTCTTCATTGAGATGTAACGTGCCACAACGGCAGGTAGAAGCGAGAAACCCTTCTGTCGCCTGATAAATTTCGCCCACATTGTTGAACACGCTGCGCAGTAATTCCCTGTCCTGCGGCTCCAGAACTTCCGCCACCGAAACCACTTTTTTGACCTTCAGCGTCAGATCTCCCGCAATGACCGCCAGCGCGAGTGCGCGTAATACCTGAACTGGTGCGACAATGATCGTAGGCGAACGTTGTTCCAGCCGTTTGGTTTGCGCCTGGAATGGCGCTAACAGATCGTAAAAATCGAGGCTTAACCAGCGATTATTCACACTTTGATAGAGGTTGTTATCTGCTCGCAGAAACAGTGCTACTCGCTCTTTGGCAAACAATCCATCGGGCAACACTTTTGCCAGCACACCTGCGGCCCAAATCTGCTGCTCCTGTGGGCTAACGACAAAAAGCCCACGACGCCCCGATGTGCCAGATGAAAGTCCAACGCTGAACTTGCCAACACAGGGTTTAAAATCACGGCTCTGCTCACTGCGCATCGCACAGGCGAGAAGCTCATCGAGCTTTAAACCTGCGGTATTCATCTCATCGAAATGCGTCACCATTAACGCTTTGTCCATCAATGGCCACTGGTTAAAGGGCAACGCCAGATAACGCTGAAACCACAGACTTTTAGACAAGGTATTTTGCCGGAACAAATGCAACCTTTTTGCCTGCCAGTTTTCCAGCGCCTGACGATCGGTAAAATGCAGCCTGCGGGTACGAAAGTAGCGCCAGAGCAACGTCAGCGGGATCATAGTTCCCCCTCGTGGCATAATCGAATATCCACTGCGCCGTTTTGCCAAAGCTGATGTAATTGCCCAAGCGTGCGGTAGTAGGCGTGGCTGTCAGACATAACCAGATGCGCCAGCGGTGACGGTCCACGCAGTTCCCGATAACTAGCAGGTGCCCACGCGGCATCGGCAGCCAGTAAAATCCAGCCGTCATCAGTAAGAACAAACGCCCCAATGTGTCCGACAGCATGGCCCGGCATTGGTACAAGAATGACTTCACCACGGCTTTCTGGTAGCAAGTAACCATGCTCAAACGGTGCCAGTTGTGCGGGCAAACTTACCGCTTCAAAACTTTCAATAAAACGGAGTGAGGACTCAAAACTCTCCGGGATTAGCCCTGGCACAAAGGCCTGGCGCAGCGCAGCGACACCACGCAGAGTTCTTACCTGCCGCCAACCTTCACCAGAACAGATGCAGGCGACATTAGGGAAATCTCGCAGGCCAGCAATATGATCGGCGTGAAAATGCGACAGAATAATCGTATCAACATCTTTCGCCATCAGTCCCTGTGCGGAGAGTTGCCGTACCAGCGCTTGTTGCGGATCGAAATATACCGGAGTGACCTGACGATAAAAGCGAAATACGCCGGCTTGCGTGTAATGTGCAAACCACGAAGAATAGCCAGTGTCCCACAGCCAGCGTTTCTCACCCGCTTCCAGCAGCCACGCACGGGCGGGGAATTTACACACTTTCAGCCCTGCCCCTTTCAGCGCAATACAGCCAATATGTGTACACCAGCCCGTTTCAAATGCGGTTATTTTTGCCATGTTCCCTCAGCCATTGTCCCGTGATTGCAATACCTTGTTCCATCGAAAAGCGCGGGTGATATCCCAGCTCTGTAATGGCCTTTTGCGCACTCAGCGTCATATCAAAACAGAGTGTTCCGGCGCTGTAACGTGTGATGACAGGTTCCTGATTAACGCATTTCCCGTACAGTTCCAGGCCTCGCGCAACCACAGAAAGCAATGGCCAGGGAACGGCAGCAATTCGGTAGCTCAAGCCCAATTGCTGGTGCAGCAAGGCGTCAAGCATTACAGATAATTTCTGCGGCTGATGATTGCTGATGTTGTAAATACTGCCCGAGCGTAAGCCTGCAACCTGCGTTGCCAGTTGCATGGCATACACCACGTTCTGCACGAAAGTGAGATCAAGTAACGCTTCACCACCCCGCGGCAAACGTAAGCAGCCGCCGCCCTGTTGCAGTTGCTGCATCAGACGGGGAACAATCACCTGGTCATGAGGGCCAAACAAACCACGGGGACGCAAAAGAATAAACCTCGTGGCAGGATATTGAGCTACTGCCCTGGCAATAGCCTGCTCAGCGGCGTATTTACTGCGGGCGTAATGGCTGGAGAATGCTCGCGCAAGATAGGTTTCTTGCAAGTCATAGTGATGTTGAAAATCAAAGTAAACCGCAGGCGTAGAGATATGGATAAACCGGGGGATCCTCAGCCTGCCTGCCGCCTGTGCCAGAGTGTGGGTCGCTTTGACATTGGCGAGCCAGAATGCCGTTTTGTTGCCCCAGGGCGAAGACTTCGCCGCACAGTGCCAGACAGCATCGCAGCCTTCTACCAGCCGTGCGCAATCATCTTCAGTTGCCAGGGTTAAATCGAGAGCCACAAACTGTGCGCCTGCGCTTGTCAGATTTTTACCTACCTCGCGATTTCGCCCTGTTGCCACTACCGACACATCCGATTGCAACAAATATTGCACAGCATTTCGCCCCAGGCCGCTGGTTGCCCCCGTCACGAGGATCTTCACGGTAAAAGCACCAGACCAGCCAGTGTTAATCCTGCTGCCGTGCCAATCAACATCGCAGGTCTACCTGCAGTGAAACGACCGCTAATCACCGCTTCATGCAGCGCCGTGGGTATAGAGGCCGCCACCTGATTGCCGTAGAAACGGTAGACATCGACGAGCGCGGATCCAGGCACTTGCAGCCGTTTTCGCATATGTTCAAGGGATAGATGACTGGCCTGGTGAGGAACGACCGTGCCGATATCACTCAGTCGCAGGCCACTTTTTTGCAGTAAGCGCGAAAAATAATCTTCAATAAGCGAAGAGGCAAAACGAAACAGCGGTTTCCCCTGCATATGAAAAAGAAAGTCGCTGTTACTGACGCCTGAGCGTGGATTACACCGCGTGCCGCCAGCGCGTATTTCACATAGTTCGCTGCCTTCGGGGTACATTTCGATCAGGCTGGCAATAATCCCGCTGCGACCATTGCCCCGCTCAACAATCGCGCACGCCGCACCATCACCAAAAATTAATGACGATTCTTCATGGTTCCAATCAATACCGCGTGAAGCGATATCCGCCGAAACGATGGCGATCCGCCGGTATGCTCCGCTGTTTAATAATCCGGCAGCCACTTCCAGTGCAGAAATAAAGCTAACGCAACTGCTGTTGATATCAAACCCGGCAATGCCTGCTGGCATGGCTGCGGCTTTGAGAATATGAATTGCGCTACAGGGTAATGCCTGTACAGCAACGGCTGACGCACAAATTAACAGATCAATATCACACGGTTTTAACGCAGCAGTCGACAACGCATTATGCAAAGCTTCTGCTGCCAGTTCGGCCTGACTGGCGTCGTTACTGGCGAAATAACGCCAGCAAATGCCGGAACGTCGCTCAACATAGCCCGCAGGTTTATTTAGCTGAACATCCAGTTGTTGAGAAGTGATTTTATTCGGTGGTAAGGCGATCCCCGTGGCGATTATTTTTAACGCCGCGGAGATCGTCGGTTGATTAGGTCGATCCACGGTCAGTGCTCCTTCACTGCTCCAGGGGGACCTATCATAGAGGTGGGATACGTTTCCCTACAATCCGAAAAAATTGACAGTGTGTAACTGGCAATTTCAGCAGGCTGACAACGTACTCTGCGTTATGCCGGATGCGGCGTGAGGCCTACAAAAATGAGCTAATTCCATATATTGCAGAATTCTCGTAGGCCTGATAAGCGCAGCGCATCAGGCACTTTGCCATTTTGCGCCAGACGACTTATTTTTCTGGCTTAGTGGCGAGCGCGCACCAACTGATACTTACGCGTCAAATACTCTACCGGTACGCTCCAGATGTGTACCAAACGCGAGAACGGGAACAGCAGGAATAAAGTCATTCCCAGCACCAGGTGCAGACGGAAAATAAACGCCACGCCGTCGAGGTGTTGAGAAGCGCCACCGTGGAAGGTCACTACTGACTGCGCCCAACCAACCAGTTTCATCATCTCACTACCGTCCATATGCTGAGCGGAGAATGGAATGGTCAGCAAACCCAGCGCACACTGGATGACTAACAGTGACAGGATCAGGATGTCTGCTCCGGTAGTGGTTGCACGCACGCGCGGGCTGAACAGACGGCGTTTCAGTAACAGCACACCACCAATCAGGCACAGCACGCCGCTGGCACCACCAGCAAACATCGCCATTTTCTGTTTCACTTCAATCGGCAGCCACGCTTCGTAAACCCAGTGCGGCGTCAGCATACCGAGGAAGTGACCGACAAAAATCCCCAGAATCCCGATATGGAACAGGTTCGACGCCAGGTTCATCCCTTTGCGATCCAGCATCTGGCTGGACGCCGCGCGCCAGGTGTACTGCCCGTAGTCATAGCGCAGCCAGCTACCAATCAGGAAGACCGCCCCTGCAATGTACGGGTAGATATCAAAGAAGAACATATTCAGGAATTGCATTAGTGCTGTCCTCCGGTGGTGATATTCAGATATTGCGGCGCGACGGCACCCGCAAAGCGACGTTGATGGGCAGTGATTGCCGAATCACCGCAGCCTTTGTCAGCAAAGAACTTAACCTGCTCTTCTTCCCAGACGGCATCCAGCGCCTGCGGCGTATCATCGCGTGCTTCATCGGCAATTTTTTCCGCCACTTTGTCGCTGTCGATAGCGGTATTCGCCAGTTTGAGCAGCAAATCAAACAACACCGCGTAGCGGCTCTCACGCTGTTGCAGACGAGCACTCAGCAACGCCAGAATCGGCGCAATGTCCTGCAAG
It includes:
- a CDS encoding F390 synthetase-related protein, which codes for MIPLTLLWRYFRTRRLHFTDRQALENWQAKRLHLFRQNTLSKSLWFQRYLALPFNQWPLMDKALMVTHFDEMNTAGLKLDELLACAMRSEQSRDFKPCVGKFSVGLSSGTSGRRGLFVVSPQEQQIWAAGVLAKVLPDGLFAKERVALFLRADNNLYQSVNNRWLSLDFYDLLAPFQAQTKRLEQRSPTIIVAPVQVLRALALAVIAGDLTLKVKKVVSVAEVLEPQDRELLRSVFNNVGEIYQATEGFLASTCRCGTLHLNEEFIHVEPQWLDERRFVPIVTDFTRTTQPVVRYRLDDVLVASEQPCPCGSATMAIARIEGRQDDQLQLPTRSGDVQTVFADACSRVLAMTLPLTADYRLLQTGAAQLTLLADCELRMLEHCREALNALFMRQNIAVEQLIWSLESQTVPVAFTAKRRRIVRQWGRE
- a CDS encoding MBL fold metallo-hydrolase; the protein is MAKITAFETGWCTHIGCIALKGAGLKVCKFPARAWLLEAGEKRWLWDTGYSSWFAHYTQAGVFRFYRQVTPVYFDPQQALVRQLSAQGLMAKDVDTIILSHFHADHIAGLRDFPNVACICSGEGWRQVRTLRGVAALRQAFVPGLIPESFESSLRFIESFEAVSLPAQLAPFEHGYLLPESRGEVILVPMPGHAVGHIGAFVLTDDGWILLAADAAWAPASYRELRGPSPLAHLVMSDSHAYYRTLGQLHQLWQNGAVDIRLCHEGEL
- a CDS encoding NAD-dependent epimerase/dehydratase family protein yields the protein MKILVTGATSGLGRNAVQYLLQSDVSVVATGRNREVGKNLTSAGAQFVALDLTLATEDDCARLVEGCDAVWHCAAKSSPWGNKTAFWLANVKATHTLAQAAGRLRIPRFIHISTPAVYFDFQHHYDLQETYLARAFSSHYARSKYAAEQAIARAVAQYPATRFILLRPRGLFGPHDQVIVPRLMQQLQQGGGCLRLPRGGEALLDLTFVQNVVYAMQLATQVAGLRSGSIYNISNHQPQKLSVMLDALLHQQLGLSYRIAAVPWPLLSVVARGLELYGKCVNQEPVITRYSAGTLCFDMTLSAQKAITELGYHPRFSMEQGIAITGQWLREHGKNNRI
- a CDS encoding 3-oxoacyl-[acyl-carrier-protein] synthase III C-terminal domain-containing protein — translated: MDRPNQPTISAALKIIATGIALPPNKITSQQLDVQLNKPAGYVERRSGICWRYFASNDASQAELAAEALHNALSTAALKPCDIDLLICASAVAVQALPCSAIHILKAAAMPAGIAGFDINSSCVSFISALEVAAGLLNSGAYRRIAIVSADIASRGIDWNHEESSLIFGDGAACAIVERGNGRSGIIASLIEMYPEGSELCEIRAGGTRCNPRSGVSNSDFLFHMQGKPLFRFASSLIEDYFSRLLQKSGLRLSDIGTVVPHQASHLSLEHMRKRLQVPGSALVDVYRFYGNQVAASIPTALHEAVISGRFTAGRPAMLIGTAAGLTLAGLVLLP
- the narI gene encoding respiratory nitrate reductase subunit gamma, encoding MQFLNMFFFDIYPYIAGAVFLIGSWLRYDYGQYTWRAASSQMLDRKGMNLASNLFHIGILGIFVGHFLGMLTPHWVYEAWLPIEVKQKMAMFAGGASGVLCLIGGVLLLKRRLFSPRVRATTTGADILILSLLVIQCALGLLTIPFSAQHMDGSEMMKLVGWAQSVVTFHGGASQHLDGVAFIFRLHLVLGMTLFLLFPFSRLVHIWSVPVEYLTRKYQLVRARH